The Maridesulfovibrio salexigens DSM 2638 region CCGGCCTGCATGTAATCCCAGCATTTGCCCACGTTGGTGGTCAAAAGAGCGATAGCTTTGGAAGCATCAATGGTGGAACCGCCGCCAAGTGCAACGATAAAGTCGATTCCTTTTTCACGGGCGATTTTTGCAGCCTCGTCAACCTGATCTGATTTCGGGTTGGGGGAGATGTTATCGAAAACCACTGTGGAAATATTCTGCTTGGCGAGGAGAGCCTGCACTTTGTCGAGGTAACCGTTCTCGATCATTGCACCGGATTCACCGATGACAACCATTGCTTTTTTGCCTTTGGGCAGGGGCAGGGTGCCGAGTTCAGCAAGTTTGCCGGGACCGAAAACAATGCGGGTGGGAATAAATATTTGAAAATTGAGCATGCGCTTCCTTTATTTATGTAGTGTTTTTTAATTGCGTTGAGCCACCTGATAACTGACTGTGGTGCTGTCGTAAAGGGTGGAGAGTGCTTAAATCTGTTTGTTCCATTTTGAGATTGAGGAGATCAGCTCCTGAATGCTTGTTTTTTCGGTTTTACCCGCAGTGTCCACCACAATCCTGTTCGCTTTCCAAGCGTGATATTCTCGTTGCTCTACCTGTTCCCATTTAGGCAGTTTTAATCCTGCTACGGTTGAAGTCCTTTTTTCAACACGTTTTTTATGCTCTGCCTTGTCAGAACAAATGACTTCAATATTAATAAACCTTGCTCCTGCACTTATGGCGACTTTCTGCCATTCCGTGCGGGTTAATTCAATCGGGTTGCAGGAATCGGAAACCACGCTGACGCCGCATTTAAGGTTGTCTGAAGCTATTCGATAAGCAAGGCGATACCCTTCGCCTTCCACTTTGAAGTTGCAGAGGTCGCGCATTGCTTGTTCAATCGTATCTATCCTGAGATAGGCACAGTTGAATTCGGTACTTAAACCTTGAGCCAGAGTGCTTTTACCTGATCCCGGCAAGCCGGAGAATATGTATAAAGTTGCTGCGCCCATTAATCTTCTTGGTCGTAAGTGATCAGATTCAGGTATATCCCCTGCGGGTCCTGAATTACGCAAAACCGTCCGACCCCTTCAATCTTTGTGGGAGGGAGCATAACCTTGCCGCCTGTTTCTTCGACTTGCTCTGCGGCAGCTTCTACATCATCAGCGGTGATGTACGGGTCCCAGCAGCCTTTGATGTGGTCAGGCGTATCTGCAGGTTTGATCATCATTCCTGCTGCCATGCGCCCGTCTTTGAAGGCGGTCAGGTAGGTGTCACCGTAGATGGTTTTTGATTCTTTGAATGTCCATCCCAGAAGGTCGCCATAGAATTTCTTGGCTGCTTCCAGATCGCTTGTCAGCAGCTCGTTCCAGCTGAAGAAACCGTGTGATGATGAATCGTTGTGCATAATATTTCCTTATTTAAGTGTCTGGCTAAGTGCTTCATCCATCTGTCCGGTGGTGTACAGGTCACGGATAACCGTGGGAGATGATGACTCCTCACCGGGTTTGAAGATGGCTGCCAGCGGGATGGAGCGGCTGCCCAGCGCACGCAGGAACTTGTCGGCTACTTTGTCCGGGGCGGTGAGGTCTACCTTGATGAAAGTCAGGTTGTACTTTTCCTGCCACCGGTTGAGGTTGGCGGGAGTCAGTACGGTCTGTTCCAAAACCTTGCAGGATGGGCACCAGTCTGCAGTGAATTCTACCAGCATGGCTTCGCGTCCTAAGCGAGCTGTGAAATCCTGCTGCTCAAAGCCGACCCAGTGCGCGGTGCGCTCTTGCGGGGTTGCGGCCCAGAATCCTGCTCCAATGCAGATTGCCAGTGCGCCAATACGCAGCAGGTACATGACTGATTTCTTGTCCGCTCCTGCTGAAAGACCCCACATCCATGCGCTAACGGCGGTAAACCAAAGGAAGATCATGGTCGGGATGTACATATCCTCAGGCAGGATGCTGAACAGGTAGATACATGTGCCGGCAAGGAAAAATCCTGCGGCACGTTCAATCCAGATGGTCCATGCGCCGGGCTTAGGGAATTTGGTCGCCAGTGCCGGGAAAATTGCCATTAAAATATAAGGCAAAGCCATGCCCGCGCCAACGCTCAGGAATACCGAGCTGATCACATAATGCTGCTGTACCATAGCCCAGCCCAGCACTCCGCCGAGAAATGGGCCGCTGCAAGGGGTTGCCAGCAGGGTGGCAAGTATCCCCGTAAACAGGGCCTGTCTGCGCGGTCCGCTGTTTTCCGAGCCAAGCTTGAGGTCCACAATGGGCAGGTTAAACAGCCCGAAGAGACTCAGGCTGAGCGCGAATACAACTCCGGTCAACCCGATGACCACTGGAGGCTTCTGAAAAATTTGTCCCCAAGCCATGCCAGTCATACCGAGGATGCCGCTGAGGACTCCAAAGTAAAGCATTATGCCCAGTGCAAAGAAAATATTGTGTTCCCGGAAACCGCGCTTCTGTTCTTCCGGACTTTCGTGTCCGGCCCCGGCGAGCAGGGTGGAGAGTTTCAGACTGATAACCGGAAGTACGCAGGGCATGAAGTTGAGCAGGAATCCAGCCAGCAATCCGAAAAGGATCGCGGTGGTCAGGTCTGTTACCTCAAGGCCCGGAGTGAAGGAACGAGGAGTGAGGGAGTCGAAGGAGAATGCGGCTTCTGCGCTGTTACCTTCTTCACTCGCAACTGGGGGAGCGGTCTTTTGCGGTTGGGATTTAGCAGCTCTTTCTGCATTTTTTCCTTCAACTTTGGCAGCTATATTTTTAAGGGAAATCTTGATGGTCTTTGCTCCCTTGCGCATCTCTACGAATTCCGGCCACCAAGGTTGCAGGCTGGCTTGCGGCAGTTTATCCGGAGATACTGACATGCCGAAGAAGCTAAGATCTGTTCTGAAAGGCTGGCAGGCAGTCTTTGAACACATAAGCAGTGATAGTTTGGCTTTGAGAGTAAATGATTTCAAAGCTGGAGGTACCGGAACCAGAATAGGGGTAGGCTCTGAGTATGTGGAGACCTTTTTGCCTTTGTTAAAAGGATCATCCTTAAGCTTTCCCGGAAGGTAGATAGCTGGAAGGACGGTGTTGTCCGGTGTCAGAGTTACTTTCAGGGTAGTAGGCTGGCCCAGCTTGCCCGGGTTGTTGGAGTATGTGTACCATCCGTTTTTAGGTTCAAGCATCAAGCCAACTAAAATATTGGTTTTCAGTCCGACTTGTTTCTGGTCATCTTTGCTCAGGCTGTAGAGCTTCCATTTTGTATCCAGATTGGGATTCTGATTTTGGGCACTGAGAACCGTTTGCGGACAAATAAGCGCAAAGGTTGAAATGAAACTCAATAAAATTAAACAAATTAGCTTAAAGCGCATTTAGTTGCCTTTTTTGAATAAAAAAATAAAAAACCGATTGACATCCACTGTGAATATCTCTAAATCCATTCTCACGACACGGGTCACTGGCTCAATTGGTAGAGCAGCGGACTCTTAATCCGTTGGTTCAAGGTTCAAGTCCTTGGTGGCCTACCACAGTAAATACAGGGTGTTAGACGTTTAGTCTAGCACCCTTTTACTTTATGTAAATGATAACCGGTCCGAGCATCATGCTCGGACCGGTTTTTGTTATCTTATTTAGTGAGTTGCCTAGCTTGAACGGCTAGTTTTGCGCTGTTTGAATCTAAATTGAATATGGACAGGTGAAAACTCAGCCAATTGCGCTGTTTCAGTGAGTTAGATGCTTATGCCTCTTGCGAAAAAAGCTTCGCCTTTCAGCCAGTTTTCAGTCAATTCAGTAATATTTTCAACTCCGTTTTCCAATAATAAGTATACGGCTCTGGGCAAAAGCAGGTAGCCAGTTTCGAGGCTGGTTTCTTTTGCGCCGTTTAGAAGTCCTATTTGAATGCTGTCAGCAATGATTCTGGGCAAAGGGTGGTTTTCGATTGGCGCCAGTGCATCCCCGGACTGGTTGCTGTGTTTGCACATCTCAGCATTAACTGAGTTCCAACCTCGGCAAACGAAAGGTCGGGCTGTATAAATCGAACACGTTTCTCCTTCCATGAACAGGCAGGGATGAAGATGTCTTTCCATCCCGATTTCCTCACGACTTTTACCTTTCAATTCTGTGAGCAGGGTTTGTGTTCTGTCTTTTAAGTTTTGGAGCTCACTTGGGCTGCGGGTTTCAAGAAGATGAAAACCAAGATACAGCGCTTCGGGCTCTGTCAAAGAAACCTGATTGATGCAGCAATAAATACAACCTCTTTTACATGCCAGTGGCGGGTCCAAAGTTATATCATCCAGCATGGAATCAAAAAGCGAATATGATTCCTGCATAAGCTCGTAAAGCGGTTGGATTCCGCTGCGTGCTGTATCTATGGAAAGCCTTTCTACAAAATCTTTGCGTCTTTTTTCCGCTGTTCTTAAGGCAACTGATTCGTGTTGCGATAGTGTGTTTGATGCGTGTTTATTCTTAATGGCAGCATTGGGTATTGCTTTTCTTTTTCTGGATTTCTTCTGCCGAGTTTTTTGTCTGGAAGCCATAGGTTGTTCCTTTGGCAGAGATTTGATCATGAATACACTGCCTAAATTATAGTCTGTACTGGAACACCGTGTTCTACATTATTCATGCCAGACGAGAGTGAAGTTGAATGCAATAAGTACTGTAGTGTTATTTTATTAACTACTTGTTAAGTAAGTCTATTTTATTTGTTTATGCGCAGAGTCGTTGTTTTATTGAGTGGTGATTGTGTAATTGATCAATCAAACAGGTCTTTGAAGTTCTTTTTATTAGGAAAAGAGAATTTAGAGTTCTTGTCGCTCGTCCCTTTATATATAGTGCTATTCAACAGTAAATGGTTCTTTATTCATATAAAAGGAATTCATAGTTCCTATACTGTTTTGATGGGTTTGGCATTATGTATTGATTACAGCCTGTTATTTGGTGGCATGTATGTTGATTACAACCCGGAGTACATAAATCTTTTCTCTTCCTTTTTATGTCAGGTTGGCATTCCTGCTGTTGTGAAGATTTCAGTATTCCGGGAGTTGAAGTTGGGAATAATCAGGTTGTTACTTGCCATTGCTGTATGCAATTCTCATTTTGAGTTGACCTCACTTCCGATGGTCGATGGGCATGAGGCTGTGCTGACCTTTTTTGCAGTGTCAGGCTTTTACATGGCTATGATTCTGGAAGAGAGGAAAGAGAGTCCCGGGTGTTTCTATAAGAGCCGTATACTGTCTCTCTATCCCATGTTTTTATTTGCAGTAGGGGTTAGTGCGGCAATTCTGTTCTTTCTCGATGCACATCCGCTGATAAGCCGTGCCCAGGTGGTTGAAATATTGAGTAATCCATCAGGTTTTTTTATTGTTCTTTGGACTTCTGTGTGCGTGGTGGGGCAGGAATTGCTGTTCAGTCTAGGGGGCGGCGAGGGCGGTTCGTTACATTTTATAAGCGGGGATATGCCTAGTATATATAACCATGTTTTTCTGGTGCAGGCATGGTCCCTTTCGCTTGAAATAGTCTTCTATTCGCTGGCGCCGTTTCTTGTACGATTAAACTCCAAAATCCTGCTTGGCTTGAGCTTCGTAAGTCTATTATTTCGAGTATTTATTGTTTTAACCCCGCTTTCAGATCAAAGTTTTTTCCTGCGTTTTTTTCCTGCTGATTTCTGGCTGTTCGGATTTGGTATTATTTCTTACAGGTTTTATCGCGGTCTTTCGAAAAAAGTATCTATCGTCGATTATCTGGCATTCATATCTTTAATTGCGTTGGTAATGATCGCCGGTGGAGTCAGCAACACTTATGTCCCGTTCTTCCTTCCCATGGGAGCCATAGTACTGCAGCCTTTCATTTTCCGGGCTTTTCAGTCTCTTGTGCTGGACTGTGTGGTGGGTAAAGTCACCTATCCGTTTTATCTACTGCACTATGCCGTGATAGGACTTTTTGAAGAGTATGCTGATGATCCTCTAGGGTGGCACATTTTTGCAGTTTCAATGGCTGCGGCTTTGGTTGCCTTTTTAATATTCAGTCCCGGTATAGGTGTTTTGAGATCTAAAGTGAGGAGGCGGGCTTCCGGTAATCCCATTCTTGGTACTGCATGATAAACAGCAGTATTGGTCGATGTTGGATGGACACCACCGCCCCCGTATGCCGAGGGCGATGATGTATGGAGGTTTGGGAATTAGTCGGTTTTCAACTTAACCCAGTATTCATCGTACAATTTCATAGAGTCGCCTAAATAATCCTGAAACTCTCCGCGTTCGATAACTTCATTAGAAGGGTAAACGATGGGGTTGTTACGCACTTCTTTCGGGATAAGTTTCATGGCTGCATCGTTAGGGGTAGAGTAGCCCATTTCAGTAGAGATTATAGTAGCTACATCAGGGCGCAGCAGGTAGTTGAGGAAAGCGTGCGCTTCTTCAACATTTTTGGCTCCCTTAGGAATACACAGGGAATCAACCCAGAGGTTGTATCCTTCAGGAGGATATACGTACTTGATGTCGGGATTTTCCTGATTGGCAATAAATGCTTCTCCGTTAAATACTACACCTACTGCAATTTCCCCGGCGAGCAGAGCCTGTTTGGGGGAGTCGGAATCAAAAACACGAACACTCGGGATCAGAGTTTTCAGTTTCTGGTAGGCTTCCTCAATGTGCGCAGGATCGGTTTCGTTCAAAGGATATCCGAGCAGTTTGAGAGCAAGTGCAAATACTTCACGCGGTTCGTTTGGCAGAAGCAGCTTGCCTTTAAGTTCGGGTTTCCAGAGATCTGCGATGGAGTTTACTGTGTCGTTGCCGAGCAGGGCGGTGTTCACTGCAATAGATGTTGAACCCCACATATACGGGATAGAGTATGTGTTCTCCGGGTCAAATGACTGGTTGGTGAACTTGGGGGCAAGATATGCGAAGTTGCTTAACTGTTTTTTGTCCAGCGGCAGCAGCAGACCCTGACGGCGCATAAGGCTGACATAGTCAGAGGAGGGAACAATAAGGTCGTACCCTTCTCCGGCCAGTTTCACCTTGGTGTACATGGCTTCGTTGCTGTCGTAGTTGGACATATGGACCTTGATACCGGTTTCTTTGGTGAAGTTCTCCACAACTTCATCGGGTATATATTCGGACCAGATGTAGAGATAGAGTTCACCGCTTCCGGCATAGGTGGGCACGCAGTAGAACAGAACCATGGCAAGCGCCAGCAGTATCTTTTTCATTATTTTTTCTCCTTGAGCAGACGCCGTGATAAAATGACGGCGATAACAGTTATCCCGATCATCACTACGCTGAGTGCGTTGACATCAGGTTTAATTCCTAAACGGACCATGGAATATATTCGCAGGGGCAAAACTTCGTAAGTAGGCCCTGTTGTGAAAAAACTGATGATTACGTCATCCAGTGAGAGTGTGAAGCTCAGCAGCCATCCGGCCATCAGGCCGGGCAGGGCCATGGGGACGATAACCTTTTTGAATACCAGATATTCATTTGCCCCCAGATCACGCGCAGCCTCTACCACGGTCCTGTCGAATCCCTTGAACCGGGAATACACAGTGGCGGTGACGAACGGAACGCATAGGGTCACGTGTCCCATGAGCAGCGTCCAGAATCCGAGAGTAAAGCCCGCTCCCATGAACAGCACCAGCAGTGAAATCCCGATAACAATGTCAGGGGACATCATCATGACAAATACACTTCCGAAAACGGCCCCGCGTCCTTTGAAGCGGTATTGGTGCAGCATGAAAGCTGCAAGTGTACCGATCAGGCAGGCGATTGTGGCCGAGATCAGTGCAATGGTCATTGAGCGCAATGCAGCATCAATCAATGTGGTATTGGCGAGCAGTTTGCCATACCATTTCAGAGTGAAACCCTTCCATGAAAGCGAGTATTTGGACGCATTGAAAGAGTATACCGCCATTACCGCCAAAGGCAGGTAAAGGAATGTGTAAACCAGCCCGACATACAGAGACTTGATGAATTTGTTCATATCTTGAGTCTCCTTCCGGAGCGGCGCATACTGCGATAATACAAGGCCAGCATAAGCCCCATCATCAGGGTCATGGCAATGGATGCCGCTGATCCCATGGGCAGATCCCTTGCGGTAAGGAACTGGTCACGGATGTAGTTACCAAGCAGCATTGTTCTCGCTCCGCCGAGGACATCGGGGATATAGAACATTCCAAGAGCCGGAAGAAATACCAGCATGCATCCGGATACGATTCCCGGCATGGTCAGCGGTATGGTGATCTTCCTGAATGCGAGCCATCTTCCTGCCCCCAGGTCTCTTGCCGATTCCAGTAAACGCTGGTCGAGTTTTTCGATAGCAGCATAGAGCGGCAGAATCATAAACGGAAGCAGGGTGTAGACCAGCCCGATAAAAACGGCGGACTGAGTGTACATAATCTTTATTGGTGCATCTATCAGGCCCAGAAACATAAGTGTTTTATTCAGGATGCCGTCAGCCTTCAGAACAGCAACCATGGCATAGGTCCTGATCAGGGTGTTGGTCCAAAACGGGATCATGACCAGCATAAGCATCAGCCGGGATGTCTCTTTGCTTGCTCGGGCTGCAATGTATGCAAAAGGGTAGCCGATGAGCAGGCATAAAAATGTCGCTGTTCCTGCCATCAGTAATGATTGTACCAGCATGGTTCCCAGTGCCGGTTCGAAAAGCCGAAAATAGCTTTCCAATGAAAAAACCGGAGCAATGAGGTCATCAGTGTGGCGGGTCATGAAGCTCACACCCAGAAGCATCACAGTGGGCAGAATCCCGAATAATGTAATCCAGCCCAGAACTCCCCCGATGATAAAACGTTTGAATAAGCGTCTATCCTTCATGGGGCAGGACCACCTCCCAGCCTTCGAACCAGCCGACTGCTACGCGGTCTCCGGCGTGGAAGTAGAGGGTCTCGGCATCTTCATCAAAGAATTCCGAAACCAGAATTTTCTTTCCGTCATCAAGAGTGATGTCCAGATCGTATGTTGCACCTTTGTAGTAGGTATGCTCAACGGTTCCTTTTAGGAGTGCTTTGGCAAATTTTTCAGCCAGTTCCGGGTCATCTTTTACTTCGTGCATTACCTCAACCCGGAAATCTTCAGGCCTGAGCAGAACGTGCACTTTATCACCTTCAGAGAAATCCCTTTTTGATTTGACGCTGACCGGAACTCCTTCAACTTCGGCGTTGAAGCTGCATCCGTTTTTTCCGGTGATGATGCCATCGAGTATATTGATTTCCCCTACAAAGCGGGCCACGTAGAGGTTGGAGGGATCTTCGTAAATTTCGCGAGGCGTGCCTATCTGCTCAATGCATCCTTTGTTCATTACCACCACACGGTCAGACATGGTGAATGCTTCTTCCTGATCATGGGTGACAAGAATAAAAGTAATGCCGAGGGTGCGTTGAAGCTCCTTTAGTTCCTTCTGCATTTCCTTGCGCAGGCGGTAATCAAGTGCGGACATGGGTTCGTCCAGCAGCAGTACGCGGGGTTTGTTGACAATGGCACGGGCGATGGCAACGCGCTGCTGCTGGCCGCCGGAAAGTTCTCCAGGCATGCGTTGTCCCATTTCATCGAGACGAACCAGCTTGAGTGCTTTTTTTACTTCGCCGGCAATTTCGGATGCAGGAATACCTGCTATTTTAAGGCCGAAGGCAACATTGTCGTATACGGACATGTGCGGGAAGAGGGCATAGCTCTGAAAAACGGTATTTACCGGACGGTTCTCCGGCTCAATGCCGGTCATGGGCTTGCCGTCCAGAAATATCTCGCCACCGTCGCATTCTTCGAAGCCGCCCAGAAGACGCAACATAGTTGTCTTGCCGCAACCGGATGGTCCCAGCAGAGTGAGGAATTCACCATCGTCAACTGACAGGGACAGCTTTTTTACGGCAATGTCCCCGTCATATGATTTAGATATGTCGGATATCTTAATAACCTTGTTCGCCAAAATTATCTCTTCCTTTGTTTGTTACCAGGCATCGTCGCCTCCGAATTGCATTTCATCCTCAAGGGTGTAGCCGAGAATTTTAACGCTGATATCATCGTCTGTTTCTGTTACTACACCCTGCACTGTGATCCATCTGTCTATGTAGTTGGCAAGCAGCTTGCTGGACTCGTCTTTTTCGATGTTGAATTCTTCTTCCCCATCCACAAGCAGGACAAGTTCCGATACAGAGTCGTTGTCCCATCCTGAGGGCACAAGCTGTCCGTATAATGTGTCTTGATAAATTTCTGAACCCATGTTTCCCCCTCAGTAACTAGTTAAGCTCGTCAGCGTCTGAACCCATATCATATCTGTAAACAATTCCACCGCCTTCCGGGATGAATTGTTTGATATGACGGTGCTCCGGAATGAAATTATTAGCTTCACAAAAGAGACGTGCATTTTCAAAGGCACGGTCTGTTTTTGTTTCTAAAAAGATGCATTGCCCGTTCTCGTAATCAATCAGTCTGTTCATCTCTGCGATCAGAGCAGAACCGATTCCCAGTCTCTGGAAGTCAGGGTCGACGGCAATTGCATACATCTCGTAATTTCCCGGCCAGTATGGAATGGGCCCGAAACAGATAAAACCGATAACCTGATCCTGTCCGGCTTTATTTATGGTTGCCTTTAGAAACGTGTCAGGTTCACTGCCGTTTCCATAGGCACTGTCCCATGCCATGGATTCAGCAGAGGTCATTTCTGAGGACGAAAAAAGTCCACTGGCCGCTGCCATGCTTAAAACTTGTTCAACCTCATCCGGGGTAAGTCCCGATGCGATTGCAACCTCTTGCGTTTCGACAGATGCAACTTCCTCTAGAGCCATCTCTCATCACCTTTGTTATTGGTTTTATTGCATGAGGGGGGGGCGAGTGCGTCATTCAGTTGCGGTTCGCTTCCGTTGGCGTGAATCTCCCGTCACTCCCCAGCATTTTCCACCAGTGTAAAGCTTTCCAGCAGGATGGATTCCATGCCGTCTTTTTGGTTAATGACACCGGTAAAAAATGCTTCCTTTTGCGAAAATGTCCGTAGTTCCGGAAAACTTTCAAGATTCTCCACGCGCAGTTCACGTTCATCCCGGCAGGCAACAAGAATGCCTGTCACTTCAAAGCGGGCGTTCCACTGAGCGGGAAGAGCCATGCCTCGGATGGTTGTTCTGGTGCTTTGCGCAGATGTAGATAGTTTTTCCATAATACCTCTCGACATTTTCAACTGGGTTGCCAAAGCATAAGGGGTGCCAAAGTTGTAAGTTGTTGAATTCGTTTATATATCTTTGGTGAGCTTGATGGTGGTAAGAATTTATAGTTCTTATTGTGCGGCAAGAGGATGTAAAATAGTAAAAGCCAACCTTGCTTATGCAAGATTGGCTTTCATCGTCAGCGTATTTAGTTTAATTATTTTAATGGCTTATGGTAAGATGAGAACTTTTAGTTCTTATGTGGAAAGGGGGAGGAATTATTATTTCCTGTTTTTAAAGTCTGTTCGTTTGAGCCCATGACGGTTCATCAGCTTGCTTAGCTGTCGGGTAGTTATTCCCGCTTTTTCAGCTGTGGTTTTGATAACACCGTTACATTGCTCAAGCAGACTGGAAAGGTATTGTTTTTCAAATCTGTCCACGGTTATCTGGCGTGCTTCTTTGAGAGGCAGACTGGTTTTGACCGGGGAGGTGACCACTTCTCCCTGCGTATCCAGCAAGTCAGGGGGGAAGCTGTCCGGCTGAAGAATATCGCCTGTTTCAAGGATGCAGGCTCGTTCAATAACATTTTCCAGTTCACGTACGTTTCCGGGCCAGTCGTATTCGAGAAGCGTATCCAGTACTTGGGGATGGATACCTTTAATTTCAGTGTTCAGCAGTCCGTTAAATTGCCTGATGAAACCTTCGGAAAGCCGGGGGATGTCTTCCCGGCGCTCTCTTAGTGGGGGTATTCTAATAGGAAAAACATTGAGTCTGTAGAACAGGTCGCGCCGGAATTTGCCTTCTTCGCAGAGCTGCCCCATATCTTCGTTGGTCGCGGCTATGATGCGCACATCAACGGAAAGG contains the following coding sequences:
- a CDS encoding AAA family ATPase, giving the protein MGAATLYIFSGLPGSGKSTLAQGLSTEFNCAYLRIDTIEQAMRDLCNFKVEGEGYRLAYRIASDNLKCGVSVVSDSCNPIELTRTEWQKVAISAGARFINIEVICSDKAEHKKRVEKRTSTVAGLKLPKWEQVEQREYHAWKANRIVVDTAGKTEKTSIQELISSISKWNKQI
- a CDS encoding YkgJ family cysteine cluster protein, with the translated sequence MASRQKTRQKKSRKRKAIPNAAIKNKHASNTLSQHESVALRTAEKRRKDFVERLSIDTARSGIQPLYELMQESYSLFDSMLDDITLDPPLACKRGCIYCCINQVSLTEPEALYLGFHLLETRSPSELQNLKDRTQTLLTELKGKSREEIGMERHLHPCLFMEGETCSIYTARPFVCRGWNSVNAEMCKHSNQSGDALAPIENHPLPRIIADSIQIGLLNGAKETSLETGYLLLPRAVYLLLENGVENITELTENWLKGEAFFARGISI
- the potC gene encoding spermidine/putrescine ABC transporter permease PotC, whose translation is MNKFIKSLYVGLVYTFLYLPLAVMAVYSFNASKYSLSWKGFTLKWYGKLLANTTLIDAALRSMTIALISATIACLIGTLAAFMLHQYRFKGRGAVFGSVFVMMMSPDIVIGISLLVLFMGAGFTLGFWTLLMGHVTLCVPFVTATVYSRFKGFDRTVVEAARDLGANEYLVFKKVIVPMALPGLMAGWLLSFTLSLDDVIISFFTTGPTYEVLPLRIYSMVRLGIKPDVNALSVVMIGITVIAVILSRRLLKEKK
- a CDS encoding protein-disulfide reductase DsbD family protein; the encoded protein is MSFISTFALICPQTVLSAQNQNPNLDTKWKLYSLSKDDQKQVGLKTNILVGLMLEPKNGWYTYSNNPGKLGQPTTLKVTLTPDNTVLPAIYLPGKLKDDPFNKGKKVSTYSEPTPILVPVPPALKSFTLKAKLSLLMCSKTACQPFRTDLSFFGMSVSPDKLPQASLQPWWPEFVEMRKGAKTIKISLKNIAAKVEGKNAERAAKSQPQKTAPPVASEEGNSAEAAFSFDSLTPRSFTPGLEVTDLTTAILFGLLAGFLLNFMPCVLPVISLKLSTLLAGAGHESPEEQKRGFREHNIFFALGIMLYFGVLSGILGMTGMAWGQIFQKPPVVIGLTGVVFALSLSLFGLFNLPIVDLKLGSENSGPRRQALFTGILATLLATPCSGPFLGGVLGWAMVQQHYVISSVFLSVGAGMALPYILMAIFPALATKFPKPGAWTIWIERAAGFFLAGTCIYLFSILPEDMYIPTMIFLWFTAVSAWMWGLSAGADKKSVMYLLRIGALAICIGAGFWAATPQERTAHWVGFEQQDFTARLGREAMLVEFTADWCPSCKVLEQTVLTPANLNRWQEKYNLTFIKVDLTAPDKVADKFLRALGSRSIPLAAIFKPGEESSSPTVIRDLYTTGQMDEALSQTLK
- a CDS encoding acyltransferase family protein, with the translated sequence MSGDCVIDQSNRSLKFFLLGKENLEFLSLVPLYIVLFNSKWFFIHIKGIHSSYTVLMGLALCIDYSLLFGGMYVDYNPEYINLFSSFLCQVGIPAVVKISVFRELKLGIIRLLLAIAVCNSHFELTSLPMVDGHEAVLTFFAVSGFYMAMILEERKESPGCFYKSRILSLYPMFLFAVGVSAAILFFLDAHPLISRAQVVEILSNPSGFFIVLWTSVCVVGQELLFSLGGGEGGSLHFISGDMPSIYNHVFLVQAWSLSLEIVFYSLAPFLVRLNSKILLGLSFVSLLFRVFIVLTPLSDQSFFLRFFPADFWLFGFGIISYRFYRGLSKKVSIVDYLAFISLIALVMIAGGVSNTYVPFFLPMGAIVLQPFIFRAFQSLVLDCVVGKVTYPFYLLHYAVIGLFEEYADDPLGWHIFAVSMAAALVAFLIFSPGIGVLRSKVRRRASGNPILGTA
- a CDS encoding VOC family protein, which translates into the protein MHNDSSSHGFFSWNELLTSDLEAAKKFYGDLLGWTFKESKTIYGDTYLTAFKDGRMAAGMMIKPADTPDHIKGCWDPYITADDVEAAAEQVEETGGKVMLPPTKIEGVGRFCVIQDPQGIYLNLITYDQED
- a CDS encoding extracellular solute-binding protein; protein product: MKKILLALAMVLFYCVPTYAGSGELYLYIWSEYIPDEVVENFTKETGIKVHMSNYDSNEAMYTKVKLAGEGYDLIVPSSDYVSLMRRQGLLLPLDKKQLSNFAYLAPKFTNQSFDPENTYSIPYMWGSTSIAVNTALLGNDTVNSIADLWKPELKGKLLLPNEPREVFALALKLLGYPLNETDPAHIEEAYQKLKTLIPSVRVFDSDSPKQALLAGEIAVGVVFNGEAFIANQENPDIKYVYPPEGYNLWVDSLCIPKGAKNVEEAHAFLNYLLRPDVATIISTEMGYSTPNDAAMKLIPKEVRNNPIVYPSNEVIERGEFQDYLGDSMKLYDEYWVKLKTD
- the potA gene encoding spermidine/putrescine ABC transporter ATP-binding protein PotA; this encodes MANKVIKISDISKSYDGDIAVKKLSLSVDDGEFLTLLGPSGCGKTTMLRLLGGFEECDGGEIFLDGKPMTGIEPENRPVNTVFQSYALFPHMSVYDNVAFGLKIAGIPASEIAGEVKKALKLVRLDEMGQRMPGELSGGQQQRVAIARAIVNKPRVLLLDEPMSALDYRLRKEMQKELKELQRTLGITFILVTHDQEEAFTMSDRVVVMNKGCIEQIGTPREIYEDPSNLYVARFVGEINILDGIITGKNGCSFNAEVEGVPVSVKSKRDFSEGDKVHVLLRPEDFRVEVMHEVKDDPELAEKFAKALLKGTVEHTYYKGATYDLDITLDDGKKILVSEFFDEDAETLYFHAGDRVAVGWFEGWEVVLPHEG
- the potB gene encoding spermidine/putrescine ABC transporter permease PotB, whose product is MKDRRLFKRFIIGGVLGWITLFGILPTVMLLGVSFMTRHTDDLIAPVFSLESYFRLFEPALGTMLVQSLLMAGTATFLCLLIGYPFAYIAARASKETSRLMLMLVMIPFWTNTLIRTYAMVAVLKADGILNKTLMFLGLIDAPIKIMYTQSAVFIGLVYTLLPFMILPLYAAIEKLDQRLLESARDLGAGRWLAFRKITIPLTMPGIVSGCMLVFLPALGMFYIPDVLGGARTMLLGNYIRDQFLTARDLPMGSAASIAMTLMMGLMLALYYRSMRRSGRRLKI
- a CDS encoding GNAT family N-acetyltransferase, producing the protein MALEEVASVETQEVAIASGLTPDEVEQVLSMAAASGLFSSSEMTSAESMAWDSAYGNGSEPDTFLKATINKAGQDQVIGFICFGPIPYWPGNYEMYAIAVDPDFQRLGIGSALIAEMNRLIDYENGQCIFLETKTDRAFENARLFCEANNFIPEHRHIKQFIPEGGGIVYRYDMGSDADELN